The sequence TATTTCCGAAAACTCTAGCGATCGCGATAGTAGAAATAAAATTCGGAAAATTGAAATCGACAAAGAATTGAAATTAAAAGCAATCCTTGCTCATCAAACACAAGGATATTCCACACAAAGGTTAATTTCATTTCTCAAATCCGATAATCCCCAAAATAACTTTGAAACAATTCAAATCCTTCAAAGACGATGTTGTAGCAATCTAATTACAGCAATTTCTTTAACCTCGGATAGAAAACCTCACCCCTTCCCCTCTCCTTGTCAAGAAGAGGGGTATAATCACCGAAATTGGAATTCCATTTATAATTCAATCCGTCAAAGAAATTATCCCCGACATAAATTAGCAGAATTATTAAAAAAACAAGCAGAAACCTGGGGAAATTCAAAAGAAGTAAAAGCAAATATTGATAAACTCCTAGATTCACAAACCGTAGCAGTAGTCACCGGACAACAAGTCGGAATATTAGGAGGTCCCGTTTACACCCTTTATAAAGCTTTGGGAGCAATTAAATTAGCGAGGGTATTATCAGAGCAAGGTATACCAGCAGTTCCTATATTTTGGATGGCAAGTTACGACCACGATATAGACGAAGTTCAACAGGTCAAAATCTTAAATAAACGTCCCGAAGCAGAAATCCTCAACCTTGATTTAGCTAAAACTAACCGTTCCGTTGGCTCCACAAACTTAGGATTAACAATCGAATCCCTACTAGATGAAATAGAACGTTTACTTGCAAACCTTCCCCACAGCCAAGAAATTTCCAAAGTACTGCGAAATATATATCAACCACAAACTAATTTCGCTAAAGCCTTCGGACGCTGGTTAAACTATCTCACATCTGAATTTGGATTAATTATTCTTGACCCCAATCAACCCGAATTTGCTCAGCTTGCTAAAAATATAATTACTAAAGAATTATTCCACGGTGAAGGAACTCAACTTGCTTTTCAACGCTCCCGACAAATTTTAGCTAATACCGGACAAACCGAAATAATACCAACAAACCGCGACGTTACCCAAGTATTCTTTACAGACAATAACGGTATCAGACAACGGTTAATTAGGGTTGAGGGAGGTTTCCTACTGCAACAGACCAATCTTTTTGTTACTAAAGCCACACTCAAATATCTTTTAGAAAAGCAGCCAGAAAGATTTACGCCGAGTGCATTATTACGTCCCTTATATCAAGATACCGTTTTACCGACAATTGCTTATATAGCCGGTCCCACCGAACAAAAATATTTTACTCAACTACCCGAAGTTTATAAATGGGCAACTATTCCGATACCGGAAGTAGTCGCTAGACCTTCATTTACCGTCATTGATAGCGGTACGGCTAATATATTAAATCAAGCAGGTGGAACAGTTAATTTACTGAACTCAACCGATGCTAGTTCCCAAATCGGAATAGCTGGTTTACCTAAAAATATCCGTCTCGCTTACCAAGAATTAAACCAGCTACAGCAACAAAGCTTTGAATTACTCGAAATCGCAAAAGAAAATCAACCCCTAGGAAATAAACCCCTCAAACTTCAACAAGATATTGAAAACTGGTTAGCAACAACAGCACCAATAATTCAATCTTGGGGTACAAATCGGATATCCAAAGTGTTTAACCATGCTCAAACCGAATTATATTCCTTAATCGGAACAGTTACCCAAGACCTAGAAAGTTCCGGTACACCAGGAAATCCACCCCCCTTGCGGAACAGTTCAAAACTGGCTAAAAAACTGGGTAACTTGCAAAACAACATCCTACGAGAAGGAAGAAGACAAAACACACCCGGAATAGTAGCTTTAGCAAATATTAGTCCCAATAACTCTCCCCAAGAAAGAAATCTTTCAATAGCCGAACTCATAGCCAAACACGGTAAATCAATTATTCCTCATCTGCTACGAATTGCCGAAATTGATAGTCCAAAGAAATTGGTAATTGGGAATTGGGCATAGGGCATGGGGCATTGGTAATAGGTAATGGGTAATTGGTAATTGGAATATTATTTTCTTCCCCCTCTCCCCCCTCTTCCTTTGCGTTCCTCTGCGTAAACCTCAGCGCTCCTTTGCGTTTCAAAAAATATTTTTCCTATCTTCCACCTCTCTTAAAAAATCATGCTCTCCTCACCAACCATCACAAACTATTCCTCAATCACCTCCAACCTTCCATCAGAAAGAATCGCAATTTTATGCTTAGGAGGACTTGGAGGTAGCGGAAAAGTAGCAACCGAACTAGCACAACAACTTACATCAACGGGAAATTCTATATTTTTATTTACCAGCCCCGAAGCTCAATGGGTAAACCAAAACAATTCCGTTAATTACATACCAGTCAACGCACCAAAAACCCCAACCCCCGCAAATTCCCAATGGATTGAACCATTAGCAAACGAAATTATCCACCACATTGAAACCCATAATATCGGCATATTAAACATCCATTACGCCGTCGGATTAATTGAAGCAGCTTTGCTAGCTAAACAAGAATTAGCAACTAAAAATCGAAAATTAAAAGTTTGTTTGACTTTACATGGTAGCGATATTACTAAATTTGCACGCGAACCTCAGTATAAATATAAACTTAAAAAATCTATAGAAAAGTGCGATCGCATTACTGCTGTTTCTCACTGGTTAGCCGACGAAGCAGTGAGACTATTAGAATTAAAAACCCCTCCCACAGTCATTCACAACGCTATCGACTTAAATCTATTCCAACCCTTCCCCAGGTGGAATACAAATCAAAATTATACTTATAACCTTTGTCACGTCTCCAATTTGCGCGATGTCAAACGCCCCTTAGATGCGATCGCAGTATTAGCAAGAGTTCGAGGTGCTGGAATACCCGCTCGATTATTAATGATTGGTGATGGTCCCAACTTAACTACAGCTAAACAACATGCTTTATCCTTGGGAGTATCCGAACACGTTATTTTCTTAGGCTCAGCAACTCCATCAGAACTTGTTCGCTGGTTGAGCATCAGCGATTTACAACTAGTCACCAGCCAATCCGAATCATTTTGTTTAGCAGCACTCGAAGCAATGGCTTGTAGCGTTCCCGTAGTCGGAACCTTTTGCGGTGGATTAGAAGAAGTAATCGGACTATTAGACAAAGATTTACCCGAATTGTTATTATCCGTACCCGGAGACACCGCCGCAATGGCAGCAAAAGTCGTACAGTTATTCAAAAATCCCCAACTTTACCAAAAACTCCGCAATACCCTACCCGAAAAAATCAAACACCGCTTTTCTCGTCAAAATCAATTACAAAATTACAGTAATTTGTTTGCTGCTGTAATTAATTAAAGGTTAAAGGTTAAAGGTCAAAGGTTAGAAGTAATAAATATTTATTTCTCCTCCCCCTACTCATTACTCATTACTCCTTACTCCTTACTCCTTACTCCCTACTCTCTAACATGAAACGACACCCTCCCGACATCCTCGTAATAGCAGCATTATGGCTAATGGTATTAGCTTCAAGCTCTCAAGCAACAATTGTTGCTCCGATTCTTCCTCGTATTGGTGAAGCTTTAAATATCCCTGAAACATTACAGGGAACTTTAGTTACTGGCTATGCAATTGCTTTAAGTACTTTTGCGGTTATCATCGGTCCCATATCCGACCGTTTTGGCAGAAGACCAATACTTTTAGCCGGAACTAGTTTAATGTGTGTCATGCTTGCACTCCACGCATTCGCTAATGATTTTACTTCTTTATTAACCTTCCGCATCGGCGCTGGTGTTTCTGGGGGAGTTTTGACGGGTGTAGCTGTTGCTTATGTGGGAGATTATTTTCCTTACGAGCGACGGGGATGGGCTAATGGATGGGTGATGAGCGGTTTTGCTTTTGGACAAGTGGTAGCTGTTCCGATTGGTACAATTCTTGCAGAGCAATATGGTTTTCGTTCTCCGTTTATATTATTTTCAATTATTGCAGCCATATCTTTTATATTAATTTTGACAGTTATTCCTCAACCAACAGGTAACCGCGAGCGGGAAAGTTTATCTGTAATATATGTCATAAAAAGCTATTTAAAATTACTGAATCAACGTAAAATTTTAAATGCTGGATTAGCTTATGCAACAATGCTTTTTGCAGTATCCAGCTTTGTAGTGTTTTTTCCAACTTGGCTCGAACAAGAATTAAGCATGTCTCCCTCTGCAACAGCAACTTTATTCATCGTCGGAGGATTGGCAAATATTCTTATTGGACCACAAGCTGGACGCTGGTCTGATAAAGTAGGTCGTAAACCGATGATTCTCGCTTCTTGTCTGCTATCAGCGGCTGTATTTACGATAACTCCTTTTATAGTTTCCGATACCATCACTGCTTATACGGTATTCTTCTTAGTCATGATGCTGCTGGCATTACGTTTAAGTCCACTACAAGCTTTATTAACTACCCTCGTACCAGATAATCAACGCGGTTCTTTGATGAGCTTGGTTGTAGCTATCGGACAGTTAGGAGGAGGGCTCGGTGGTGCGATCGCAGGAATCGCTTACGCTCAATTTAGTTTTCTTGGTAATGCAATACTCGCTGCAATTTCTATTACTGCTACCGGGTTGATTGTTTGGTGGGGTTTATCGGAACCAGTTAAGTTACCAGAAACTACTCCTTTCCCAGTAGAAGATTTCCTAAATCATGAGGGAGAGAGTGAGGGAGTGAGGGAGAAATTTTAATAGGAAATCTTAGAGCGGAATGGGAGTAAAAAATATGAATAAAATTAGACGGGCAAGGATGCCCGTCCGACTCATTGTAAATTTTGCTAGGAAAACACCAAAAATAAGTTCTCCAATATCTGGAAGAAAATCCGATTAATTAGAATATATCGGCAGCTTCAAAGGCAAGACTAGCAAAGGATACTTGATTATTACTATTCCATTGGCTAGCATTCCAGTCAATTTTATTGGTATTAAAACCAGTAGGGATATCTTGATTAGTAACGTTATCAATTAGTACAAGTCCTATATTCTCAAAGCGGTCAACCCGCTCAACTTCTTTACCCGCAACAAACCAGTCTTTAAGAATAAGAGCATCATCAGAATTGCCGTTGTAGGAAACTTTCAAATCATTGTTATCCTTACTGAAACTGAGATTCAAACCACCGAACAGCAATCTATCTTCGCTGCTATCATCCCCTTCATTATTAATTGTTGTATCACCAGATTGGGTTAAGCCGTCAAAGAGATATTTATCATTCCCTTCTCCACCACTGAAGGTATTATTTTCCCCTCCAGCAAAGAGCCAGTCATCCCCGGCACCAGCATCTAAGGTATTACCACCTTGAACAATGGGATTACCATTTTTGTCTTTCTTACCAGGTTGGTAGCTGACTCCAATTAAGAAGTCCTTGTCATCTCCACCTCTAATGGTGTTTTTGTATCCCAATCCTAGCAAAATATCTACTCCATTACCCCCATCAATGGTGTTTTTTCTTCCCGCAGCGATGAGCGTATCATTATCGTTATTTCCATATACTACGTTAGACGAACCAGCAGTGAAAACTAGATCGTCTCCATCACCACCTTTAACAATGTTGGTTTTACCACCACTCAATACTAAATCCTTACCTTCGCCACCAGTAATGGTGTTTGTATTCCCTCCACTGACGAGAATATCATCTCCCCTGTCACCACTAATGAGATTAAGTTTACCTCCAGCAAATATGAGGTCGCCGTTGTCTTCTAGGAATTTAAACTGAAACCTTTGAGGTAGATTAAAGCTGATATCTGGTAGTGTAAAGTTGAGTGAAGGAAGAGAAAGGCTTGGCAGAGCAATTGAAGGAATATTTAAGCCAGGAAGATCGGGAAGATTTATATCGGGAATTAAAGCGGAAATGTCAGGAAGGTTGGGAAGTCCAATGCTAGGTAGATTAAAGTTTGGTAAGCTGGGAAAACTAAAGTCACCAAAATCAGGTAGGTGGAAGTCAAAGTCAAAATCAAAGCTGAGGTCAGGTAAAAGACTATCAATACTAACACTAATGTCACTGAGGCTGAAATCGGAAATATAGTCGCCAAAGACAAAGTTGTGAAGACCTCCTACAACCGCAATATCTTGTCCCAAGCCGCCCACAACAGCATTTTTCATACCCAGTGTCACCAGGGTATCATTACCAGAGACAGGGGCAGTAGCAATATCTGCGGCTGACTTAATAGCATCACTGAGTTTGAAGTCTGTAACTTTGTCAAGTACTGCATCGGCTCCAGCACTCAATACTTCACCAGTTTGGAAGACGGCAGAAATACTCTCAGCAATGATGGGGTCGAGTGAGTCACCAAAAGCAATGTTTCCTTTACCTAGAGCGATGACAATATCGTCATTTCCACCGGCAATCATGGCATTTACCATACCCACAGCACCGATGGTATCTTTGCTATCTCCCCAAGAGGTGATGATGTTTTGAGACGAACCACCAGTTATGGTTGATGTACCGTCTCCTATTTTGGTAATCAGATTTCCTGCACCTAAAGCCATTAAAGTATCATTCCCATAGCCTACTTTGGTGAGAATGTTAAAAGCTCCATGAGCAACCATAGTGCTGTCGCCATTAGCAAGTTTGGCGAAGACATTTAGACCAGCACCACCAGTTATACCTTCCGTACCATCACCAGTTTTAATGAAGACATTACCACCACCTAAACCTGTCATACTTTCGTAATAGCCACCAGAACTATGGATAACATTGGCAAACCCTGCAACCGTTACATTATCGGTTCCGGAACCAGCTAAAACAACATTTGCACCACCATAGGAGTTAATAGTATCATCACCAGTTCCACCGTTAACAAAATTCACCCCACCATAGGCATCAATAGAATCATTACCAGAGTCGCCATAAATGAAACTTGCACCACTGTAGGAATTGATATCATCATTACCAGAACCACCGTGAAGAGAAACAGCGATCGCATAGGCATTCATGGTATCATTACCGCCTTCCCCATAAGCAACACCACCACCAACCATATTAATGGTGTGTCCTGTGCTATTACTCTTTTTGTAGGGAGAAGGAATGTATTCCAAGTAGTATTTTAACCACCAGTCACCAAGTAAATCACCAATTCCTTCTGCAACTGTTTTGGCTGCATCCTCAGTAAAATCGGCTATATCCCCAGCAATTCCTTCAAACGTATCAGCAACATCAGTAGCAGCATCTACAACCGCATTACCAAGACTGTTAAATGCACCAGTGATATTACCAAAAAATCCGCTTTTCCACCAGCTACTGTGGGGCTTTTCCCATACAGTAGGCAGCTTTTGAATAATGAAGCCATCTTTGCCATCACCATCGAAATCTCCAGTGATAACATTGCTACCAGCATAATAATAGGGATGATTGCCACTAGGACCACGCAAAACATAGTAGCCCCTCATGTCATTGGCTTGGAGCAAATTACCTTGACTGGTGAATGTGCCATCTCCATTGGAAATCAAAACTTGGGCACTGTTTATTTCATCAGAACCTGCACCACCTTCTTCTCGACGAATAAAATCATCACGACCATCTCCATTAAAATCTAGTACGGAGATAGTTGCAGCACCTCTTCCCCATAATCCTAGGCTGCTACCAATATCCCTGGTGTAAGTAAAATTGCCATCCCCATTGGAAAGATAAACTACAGCATCATTGATACCATTTGCCCCACGTTTTTTATAGCGAATAAAATCATCTTTTCGATCTCCATTGAAATCTCCAACCACAATTTCAGCTTCATGCCCAAGTAAATAAAGACCACTGATATCGCTAGTGTAAGTAAAATTGCCATCTCCATTGGAAAGATAAACTACAGCATCATTACTTCTATCACCGTGTTGTTCTTGGCGAATGAAGTCATCTTTGCCATCTCCGTTAAAATCACCCACCACGATATCAGTTACATGTCCAGGTAAATGAAGACCACTGATATTACTTTGATAACGAAATGTACCGTCGCCATTAGATAACATGACAACAGTGTAATTGGCTCCATTTTTAGCCTGCCGAATAATGTCATCACGACCATCCCCATCAAAATCTCCAATCAGGAGATCGTAAACATCGAAGCGAAATCCAATATCTAAGATTCCTTTTTTACTGAAAGTTCCATCTCCATTAGCAAGATGAACCTCTGGATGATAGCCTGTACGGATTATGTCATCAATACCATCGCCATTAAAATCACCGGACACCATAGAATGGGTAGGAGTCACATTGAATCTGGCATGATCCCATGAACTCACCTGAATTAATTGATGGGCATTTCCTAGGGGTTCAGTTAAATCAATACCTGTGAATAGAGAGCCACCATCGTAAAGTTTCACCCCAAGTTTCGTGGGATTTTTAGCTAAAACTAAATTATGGTTGTTAACACTAACATCTTCAGCAGAGTTGTTGTCAAAATTCCAATATCCTAATAAATTACTTTCATTTCCTTGCAGAGATTTATACATAGTTTGCTGAATCTCTGCTTGGGTCTTAGCTTTATTCCAGACACGAACTTCATCAATATCTCCGCGAAAATATTTACTATTGGAATGGGGGGCATAACCTATATGAAGATGGTTATTGTAGGTTATTGGTGATGCTCCTCCCGTTCCTACTCCAACAAATTGACCATTAACATATAACCTTTGCTGATTCAAACTACCATCAATGACATGGGCGACATGATGCCAATTTCCATCTGCTAAATTTTGTCCATGAGCAGTAACATAATTTAGAGAATCATTGAAGTTATTGGCATGGAGAATACCATTTTGTAAAAAGATAGCTCTATCTGGGTTCGCAGAACCAATAATGGAGAAAATACCTGCATTGGGGTCAGTTGTGCGGAACCATAGTTCATGGGTGACGTTAGTTGCTGGTTCACTAAGAATTGTATGAGCAGATTCATAAAAGTTTGTCCCCACATTCAAAGACAGGGTATGGTTCATATGCCCTGAAGGTGGTTCCACCACAACATCATTCACATCAATATCCACATAAAGGTTATCAAGTGACTGATTAACATCCGTTGTTTGAACTTTAAGCTGGTGGAATTTATCTGCCTCGTAGTCTAGAAAATTGTAATTAGCAACTTTTATTTCTCCAGTATGCCGATTAATAGCAAAAATACCTTGCTCATTACCAGCCAGGATTTTATACTTATTGATTCCTGATGTTGCAATTGTACCAACTACAGAGCCATTGATACTATTTTCATTGATATTAAAACGGTGTCTACCTAACATTTGGCTAACTTCGGCAGATTCTTTTATTAAATAGCCTAGCTGAACTTCACCAACACCATGTTGAACTAAACCCCATCTCTGTCCTCCAAAATTAATGCCTGTAGATGAGTGAACATCAATGCTTGCCAGTTCGCCATTATTAAAAACATTAGCTAAATCATCTTTCCCATCATCATTAAAGTCACCAGTAATCCATTTTTGAGCATCCCAAAACCCCCCTTGTTGATTCGCCCAGTGCTGTATTCCAAAGTTACTACCACTGGATAAATGAACATCAATATTAGCTCCACCAGCATTGTTAAAAACTTTAGCTAAATCGTCTTTACCATCCCCATTGAAGTCTCCACTAACCCACTTTTGACTATCCCAAAATCCCCCTTGCTGATATGCCCAGTGCTGTATTCCAAAGTTACTACCACTGGATAAATGAACATCAATATTAGCTCCACCAGCATTATTAAAAACATTAGCTAAATCATCTTTACCATCACCATTGAAGTCACCACTAATCCACTTTTGAGCATCCCAAAATCCACCTTGGGCTGCTGCCCAGTGTTGCATCGCGAAGCTACCACCATTGGAGATATGGGTATCAATGTAGGCTAAACCACCAACACCAAAAGCTTTAGCTAAATCGTCTTTACCATCCCCATTGAAGTCGCCACTAACCCACTTTTGAGCATCCCAAAATCCACCTTGCTGAGTAGCCCATTTGTGGATACCAAAACTATTACCATTGGATAAATGAACATCAAGACTAGCTAAACCACGGTCATTAAAAGCTTTAGCTAAATCGTCTTTACCATCACCATTGAAGTCACCAATAACCCACTGCTGTTCATCCCAATATCCACCTTGCTGAGTCGCCCATCTGTGCATCACAAATTTGTCACCACGGGATAGGAAAACATCAATACTAGCTTGTCCAGCATCATTGAAAATTCTCGCTAGGTCATCTTTTCCATCTCCGTTAAAATCCCCTTGCAAAAACTTAACTTGCTCCAGAGTTGGAATTGTTGTGGTGGTGACAGGGGAGCCTGAATAGCTATTAGCGAATAGAACAGAACCGCTTAAAGCAGTACCATTTTTGAATAAATTTTTATTAGCATTGAAAGTAATGCGATCGCCGTTTGATAAACCTGGGTTATTTATCGCACCATCTTCAATCAGGAAAAAACCGAGTTTTACCGCTCCTACGGGTAATTCTTCCTTTTTTATAGATATACTTTGTCGGTTACTCTCGTTGGTGACATCAGCATAGACAATTCTGCCTTCAATATAGTTACCATAAGCATCTAAAAAGTAGTAACCCAAAGAAGCACGCCTTCTAGCACCTGCTGTGAGTTTATCTGGATCGATAATTATATCTTCGGTAACACCAACCTGAAAAAGACCATCACTATCAGGAGTTAATAATTTCATATTAAAATAATTTTTATAGGAATGAAAACAATTTAATTATGCTAACTTTTTAAATTAACGTCAATTCAAAGGTTGTTTAGATTGTATGTTGACAAAAACAGTACTTTGCGACAATTAATATTTAACAATATAGAATCTTTAAATTGCTTATGTGAAATTACTTATTATTGTTTTGGCGTACAAACAAAACTAATTTTTTTTTATAGCAATCCTATATGAGTGGTGAGAAAGATAGGTGCGAGAAACCCGGTTTTTTGGAAAAACCGGGTTTCTCAGATCTCACAAATGATTTAGGAATGCTATATATATTTATTGGTTGAGATGTTTTCGAGTTACCCCACCATAAGCCATTTGAGTGTAATTGTTCCGTTACCGGAACAGTTGCACGCTCAACCGGAATAATCCTAAAGCCTTATTACTAATTAATGCGTAATCGTTCTAATAACTGGTCGGAAAAACCGCCCGAGACATAAAGTCTTGGGTGTAAAAGTAGTTGGCAGTTTTTCCTTTATATTGCCGGATTTTTACAGGTCAAAACTTATCAGCTATTTGGATGCAATATCTAACAGCTTACGGAGCTTTGAATTATTACGGTCAGATGAAGGCTGGGAATTATGTGGTAATTACAGCAGCTAGTAGTAGTGTGGGTTACTCCGCAATTGAGCTTTTTATTTATCCGAATACCTGAAAGTAGTTCTTTTTAATATTGCAAAAATTTACAGATTTTGCTGTTTAAAAAGCAGATTGAAAATAATGCCCTAAACTACGACCAAGAAAAGCATAAGTCAAATGATTCAAAGGTACTAACAATGACCAAAAAATTAATGCAGGCTGCTTATTATGAAAAACAAGGAGCAGCAAAAAATGTAATTCAATATCAACAAATGCCAATACCACAACCCGGTGCTGGTGAAGTGCGAGTTAAAATCCATGCTTCCGGTGTCAATCCATCGGATACGAAATCCCGTGCTGGTTGGGGTGGTATTGAGAAGAAATTTGAAAGAGTTATTCCCCATCAAGATGGTGCAGGGGTAATTGAAAGCGTTGGTGAAAACGTCGATAAATCTCGTGTTGGTGAACGAGTTTGGATTTTTGAGGGGCAATTAGGAAGAGCTTTCGGTACGGGTGCGGAATATATTGTCATACCTAGTGAAAAAGCGATTATCCTACCAGATAATACCAGCTTCGCCGAAGGTGCTTGTTTAGGTGTTCCTGCAATGACCGCTCATCGTACTATTTTCGCAGATGGTGCTGTTGAAGGGCAAACGATATTAGTAACTGGGGGAGCCGGAGCGGTAGGAAACTATGCCATACAGTGGGGAAAATATGGTGGTGCTACCGTAATTACCACCGTCAGCAGTCCTGAAAAAGCCAAAATAGCCGAAGTTGCCGGTGCAGATTACATCATTAACTATAAAACAGAAGATGTAGTTAAAAGAATTCAAGAAATTACTGGTAAAAAGCGGGGAATCAATCGTATTGTTGATGTTGATTTTAGTCAGAATATAAATGTAGCCGATGCAGTTTTGCGTACTAACGGTGGAGTAGCGATGTATTCAGCCAATCCAGATGATGCTCCTGCTTTACCAATTTTGTCGTTAATGCTGAGGAATATTGTTATTCGTACAATATTGGTTTATACAATGCCGCAAGATGCAAAAGAAGCAGCGATTAAGGATATTACAGCTGCATTAAAAGCCGGTAAATTGCATCATAATATTGCTCAACTATTTTCCTTAACTGAATTAGCATCCGCTCACGAAGCTCAAGATAGCGGCAAGATGATTGGTAAAGCAATTGTAGAAATTTCTTAATTACTTCTTTATCAATCTCAGATCGCTAATATCTCTCCCTACCTCTTACCTCTGCGCTCTCTGCGGTTATTTACTCCTAATCTTCTATACAAACAAAACCATGAGCCCAACAAAATCAATTTCTCAAACATTTACAATAGCCAACGATTTAACAGTAAACCGTATTGGTTACGGAGCAATGCGACTTACCGGAAAACCGGGAAATTTCGGTCCTTATGCAGATTGGGAAGCCGGAGAAAAACTTTTACAACGTGCGGTGGAATTAGGTGTAAACTTTATCGACACAGCAGAAGCTTACGGTCCCGGTTACAACGAAGAAATCATTGCTTCAGCTTTATACCCTTACAAAGAAGGAATCGCGATCGCAACAAAAGGAGGGATAAATAAACCCGCTCCCGATAACATTAAAGCCGATGGAAGTCCGGAATTTCTCCGTCGTGGTGTTGAAGGAAGTTTGAAAAGATTGAAATTAGAACAAATCGATTTATATCAATTGCATCGTCCAGATTCTAAAGTACCGTTTTCCGAATCAATCGGTGCATTAGCAGAATTGAAGCAAGAAGGAAAAATTCGTCATATTGGTATATCTAACGTAAATTTAGAACAAATTAAAGAAGCCAGAAATATTGTTGAAATTGCTTCAGTACAGAATCGGTTTAGCATTACCAACCGAGAGAAGGAAGACACATTAAATTACTGTTCCGATAACGGAATAGCCTTTCTTCCCTACGGCTCCTTAGATGCTCATCCTTTGAAACAAGGGGCACCTATTGCCAATGCAAAAGGTATTATTGCCGATATTGCTCGGAAATATCAAGTTAAACCCAATCAAATAGCTTTAGCTTGGTTATTGCATCGCTACCCTAACGTTATTTTGATTCCGGGGACAACAACTATTGCTCATGTTGAAGAGAATATTAAAGCAGGGGAAATTCAATTGACGGATGATGAAATGAAAGCTTTGAATGCGATGTGAATTTGATAATTGAATTTATCGTGGTAATTTATAACCACAATAAATTCAATTATTTAACATTTGTTTTGAGATATTTGTGACAAGCCTCAAGTCTTTGCAATTCTTCAGGATTAGTAACAAAATAATCTTGAAGCCAAATACAACCATCCTTAATTAGTTGCTCTAAACTAACTACAGACCACAAACGAGCAGTACCATCACGGGAACCAGTTACAATTTGTTTACCATCGGGACTAAATGCAATACTGTGTACTTGGTCACCATGCCCTACCAATTCTTGTAAAAGAAAATTACTGTCTTTATCCCAAAAGCGAACGGTGCCATCATAATAAGCAACTGCAATTAATTCTCTGTTAGTAGGGCTAAAAGCAATATCTTTGATGCCATATTGATACACTTCTAATGCTTTGATAAATTTACCATTTTTATTCCACAAACGGATATTACCATCGCGAGAAGCGGTAGCGATGTAGTTTCCATCACGATTAAATGCGACACTTTCTATCCAGTCTTTATGTCCTTCTAATATTTTAATTAGCTTGCCATTTTTATCCC comes from Rivularia sp. PCC 7116 and encodes:
- the bshC gene encoding bacillithiol biosynthesis cysteine-adding enzyme BshC → MSQTQTMLSGIATTPHERYEAWAESYDERTSSFNWSAPQYLLKAVLGHAIAKGNLRVLDIGVGTGQASVPYLEAGACVTGIDISQKMLEEAKAKNPQFHALIEHDFNIPLSQAGLLKESFDVVISCGALHFATDLQETLAQLRWVIANGGILAFTYIPPQERTFSKATQPHNPNHVERMLEQFEFQVLEHQPFLAYYDNGDSNDPVYYQLIVAGCTKQKQNLPESLVNIDRTACVDRSKLVSVVSQPLMKGISQTQWSDDLEEIQKQNQFLVNTLRSQVESGKIEPKKLPLTQVTAAFSRQRIPETDILVLMPHPDDESIYAGGTIAALTAAGYKVRLVVATDGKGGRGAVNQRISELDRAVEILGIERVETLGLDDFGKYRNSARTIPITAADTLCEWGLDKTASLIVHQIRKHRPRILLTLHPEVDPNYSLHGHHLGLGAVAVVGYHLAADPKYILPDSPNLLPWAVDEHQTIIPDISENSSDRDSRNKIRKIEIDKELKLKAILAHQTQGYSTQRLISFLKSDNPQNNFETIQILQRRCCSNLITAISLTSDRKPHPFPSPCQEEGYNHRNWNSIYNSIRQRNYPRHKLAELLKKQAETWGNSKEVKANIDKLLDSQTVAVVTGQQVGILGGPVYTLYKALGAIKLARVLSEQGIPAVPIFWMASYDHDIDEVQQVKILNKRPEAEILNLDLAKTNRSVGSTNLGLTIESLLDEIERLLANLPHSQEISKVLRNIYQPQTNFAKAFGRWLNYLTSEFGLIILDPNQPEFAQLAKNIITKELFHGEGTQLAFQRSRQILANTGQTEIIPTNRDVTQVFFTDNNGIRQRLIRVEGGFLLQQTNLFVTKATLKYLLEKQPERFTPSALLRPLYQDTVLPTIAYIAGPTEQKYFTQLPEVYKWATIPIPEVVARPSFTVIDSGTANILNQAGGTVNLLNSTDASSQIGIAGLPKNIRLAYQELNQLQQQSFELLEIAKENQPLGNKPLKLQQDIENWLATTAPIIQSWGTNRISKVFNHAQTELYSLIGTVTQDLESSGTPGNPPPLRNSSKLAKKLGNLQNNILREGRRQNTPGIVALANISPNNSPQERNLSIAELIAKHGKSIIPHLLRIAEIDSPKKLVIGNWA
- the bshA gene encoding N-acetyl-alpha-D-glucosaminyl L-malate synthase BshA — its product is MLSSPTITNYSSITSNLPSERIAILCLGGLGGSGKVATELAQQLTSTGNSIFLFTSPEAQWVNQNNSVNYIPVNAPKTPTPANSQWIEPLANEIIHHIETHNIGILNIHYAVGLIEAALLAKQELATKNRKLKVCLTLHGSDITKFAREPQYKYKLKKSIEKCDRITAVSHWLADEAVRLLELKTPPTVIHNAIDLNLFQPFPRWNTNQNYTYNLCHVSNLRDVKRPLDAIAVLARVRGAGIPARLLMIGDGPNLTTAKQHALSLGVSEHVIFLGSATPSELVRWLSISDLQLVTSQSESFCLAALEAMACSVPVVGTFCGGLEEVIGLLDKDLPELLLSVPGDTAAMAAKVVQLFKNPQLYQKLRNTLPEKIKHRFSRQNQLQNYSNLFAAVIN
- a CDS encoding MFS transporter, which codes for MKRHPPDILVIAALWLMVLASSSQATIVAPILPRIGEALNIPETLQGTLVTGYAIALSTFAVIIGPISDRFGRRPILLAGTSLMCVMLALHAFANDFTSLLTFRIGAGVSGGVLTGVAVAYVGDYFPYERRGWANGWVMSGFAFGQVVAVPIGTILAEQYGFRSPFILFSIIAAISFILILTVIPQPTGNRERESLSVIYVIKSYLKLLNQRKILNAGLAYATMLFAVSSFVVFFPTWLEQELSMSPSATATLFIVGGLANILIGPQAGRWSDKVGRKPMILASCLLSAAVFTITPFIVSDTITAYTVFFLVMMLLALRLSPLQALLTTLVPDNQRGSLMSLVVAIGQLGGGLGGAIAGIAYAQFSFLGNAILAAISITATGLIVWWGLSEPVKLPETTPFPVEDFLNHEGESEGVREKF